A window of the Brassica oleracea var. oleracea cultivar TO1000 chromosome C1, BOL, whole genome shotgun sequence genome harbors these coding sequences:
- the LOC106294946 gene encoding cell division cycle-associated protein 7-like, giving the protein MAMENMNGQIVNAATGEPMKMKNCHQCHKMRSDADGNCVTKKGATTCVLKYCPKCLLTRYGEIGEELAVNDNWVCPKCRKICNCSWCR; this is encoded by the exons ATGGCGATGGAAAACATGAACGGGCAGATTGTTAACGCAGCGACCGGAGAGCCGATGAAAATGAAAAATTGTCACCAA TGTCATAAAATGAGATCGGATGCTGATGGAAATTGCGTGACCAAGAAGGGAGCCACGACATGTGTGTTGAAGTATTGTCCTAAGTGCCTGTTAACCAG GTACGGAGAGATCGGAGAGGAGCTGGCGGTGAATGATAATTGGGTTTGTCCCAAATGTAGGAAAATTTGCAATTGTAGTTGGTGCAGGTAA